The following are from one region of the Salmo trutta chromosome 20, fSalTru1.1, whole genome shotgun sequence genome:
- the LOC115155581 gene encoding raftlin-2-like isoform X2 yields MSSLCELPQALQPYYIQGYVLTTLHPIILSVGRTRSLPFSLLYRAILTRPRPSKQAVSMGHSVPVLRVEEWPITGQSLTGDNVRALIDRVNSSARGGVRFVGSVLQPAGGGGSNDRMPSPRRGCRSLPRTPPCTPPGDGDRDLEEHSPTYSPDLRLLVFFHSWAPGCAPLDALACQYHQGALSMRVSRKGQMVSSLEADWLELTAAYYRKGWSLVDSFVYWDTPKGEPVPRSLEGLFVYEERSTAPPANDTIVVEQWTVIEGSDVKTDYGPLLHTLAEFGWLLTCVLPTHIIRHDSDGNLATKHVVFLQRPIKTSSIPQRNHAGSIQSDVSTRSVSRGVGSPLTPPNVELSPTAGGIGGCPSTLSHLEGGFEHDDGAAEVTCM; encoded by the exons ATGTCCTCTCTGTGTGAGCTgccccaggccctgcagccctaCTACATCCAGGGCTATGTCCtcaccaccctgcatcccatcaTCCTCTCTGTTGGACGCACACGCTCCCTGCCCTTCAGCCTGCTCTACCGAGCCATCCTCACCCGCCCACGACCCAG CAAGCAGGCGGTGTCCATGGGTCACAGTGTTCCGGTGTTGAGGGTGGAGGAGTGGCCTATCACAGGACAGTCTCTGACTGGTGACAATGTTAGAGCACTGATCGACAGAGTGAACAGTAGTGCCCGGGGGGGCGTGAGGTTTGTGGGCTCGGTGCTCCAGCCGGCTGGAGGAGGGGGCAGTAACGATAGGATGCCTAGCCCCAGGAGGGGCTGCCGATCCCTCCCACGCACTCCTCCATGTACCCCTCCTGGTGATGgagacagagacctggaggagcacagccctacctacagccctg aCCTGAGGTTGCTGGTGTTTTTCCACTCGTGGGCACCAGGCTGTGCTCCGCTGGACGCTCTGGCCTGCCAGTACCACCAGGGGGCGCTGTCCATGCGTGTGTCCAGGAAGGGTCAGATGGTCAGCTCGCTGGAGGCTGATTGGCTGGAGCTGACTGCAGCCTACTACCGCAAAGGCTGGTCATTGGTGGACTCGTTTGTGTACTGGGACACACCCAAAG gtgAGCCTGTGCCCAGGTCACTAGAGGGGCTGTTTGTCTATGAGGAGAGAAGCACTGCCCCTCCTGCCAATGACACTATCGTAGTGGAGCAGTGGACTGTCATCGAG GGTTCTGATGTGAAGACCGATTACGGGCCACTCCTTCACACACTGGCTGAGTTCGGCTGGCTGCTCACCTGTGTCCTGCCCACACATATCATCCGCCATGACAG TGATGGTAACCTGGCAACCAAGCATGTGGTGTTCCTACAGAGACCAATCAAGACCTCTTCAATACCACAGAGGAACCAT GCCGGGTCCATTCAGAGCGACGTGTCCACTCGTTCTGTGAGTCGAGGTGTGGGCAGCCCCCTAACACCCCCCAATGTGGAGTTGTCCCCCACCGCTGGGGGTATCGGGGGGTGCCCCAGCACCCTGTCCCACCTAGAGGGGGGCTTCGAGCACGATGACGGGGCGGCAGAGGTGACCTGCATGTGA
- the LOC115155582 gene encoding MOB-like protein phocein isoform X1, which translates to MCASFASGHSVEMVMAEGTAVLRRNRPGTKAKDFYNWPDESFEEMDSTLAVQQYIQQNIRSDCSGIDKILEPPEGQDEGVWKYEHLRQFCLELNGLAVKLQSECHPDTCTQMTATEQWIFLCAAHKTPKECPAIDYTRHTLDGAACLLNSNKYFPSRVSIKESSVAKLGSVCRRIYRIFSHAYFHHRQIFDKYENETFLCHRFTRFVMKYNLMSKDNLIVPILEEEVQNTSAGESEA; encoded by the exons ATGTGTGCATCATTTGCATCCGGGCATTCTGTCGAGATGGTCATGGCGGAGGGTACTGCAGTTCTGAGGAGGAATCGGCCTGGAACCAAGGCGAAG GATTTCTACAACTGGCCAGATGAATCCTTTGAAGAGATGGACAGCACGCTGGCTGTACAACAG TACATTCAGCAGAACATCCGGTCAGACTGCTCCGGTATCGATAAGATCCTAGAGCCACCAGAGGGACAGGACGAAGGGGTGTGGAAGTACGAGCACCTCAG GCAATTTTGTCTGGAGCTGAATGGACTCGCTGTGAAACTGCAGAGCGAGTGCCACCCAGACACCTGCACGCAGATGACAGCCACAGAACAGTGGATATTCCTGTGTGCTGCACACAAGACCCCCAAAGAG TGCCCTGCCATTGACTACACCAGGCACACGCTGGACGGAGCTGCCTGCCTTCTCAACAGCAACAAGTATTTCCCCAGCCG TGTGAGCATCAAGGAGTCCTCAGTGGCCAAGCTGGGTTCTGTGTGTCGCCGGATCTATAGGATATTCTCCCATGCTTACTTCCACCATCGCCAGATATTTGACAAGTATGAG AACGAGACCTTTCTGTGCCATCGGTTCACGCGCTTCGTGATGAAGTACAACCTGATGTCCAAGGACAACCTGATCGTTCCTATCCTGGAGGAGGAGGTCCAGAACACCTCAGCCGGGGAGAGCGAGGCCTGA